ACCTGGAATACAAGGAGCAAGGCTTATTTATGTAGAATTTTTCTCAAAATTCTACAAAGGAAACGGAAAGTACTTTAGGCCCTTTTCAACTCCACGAAATTATACAATCAAAAAATTTGAGCTGGAACCGGTCAAAAAATAGTTTTTTATTTTTTATTTTTTATTAATTCAAAATATGATCTTCTTTCAAATTTGCTTATTTTCAGCAGTGCTGCTATATCAAAAATCGATTTTTTGCATTGTTCAAAGTCCCCAAAACATTCTATTTCTAAAAACTCTCCAAGCTCATTGACAGAATCTAACATTATGCTGCAATCTCGAAAAGTGTAAGTTTTTCTGGTTTTCAATACCGTTCCCGCTTCTTTAAAGCCGAGATGCTCTAGCAATCTTTTGTATGATTCAGGGTTTTCAATCTTAATTTCAAGTTCGGTCCTAGATTTTGTATCATTATCTATCTTTGGACCCTTATAAGTAACAAAATATCGATTGCCAGAGATCCTGATTCTAAGAGCTTCATCTGTTTCCTGGAAGTCTCTGCAAGGATGCTGGTAATAATGATCTTCTTCAACTGTTTTTTCCTTGAATAAAGCTTTTAG
This is a stretch of genomic DNA from Thermoplasmata archaeon. It encodes these proteins:
- the cyaB gene encoding class IV adenylate cyclase; translation: MNESIEIEIKAQIENIKTVENQLIELKALFKEKTVEEDHYYQHPCRDFQETDEALRIRISGNRYFVTYKGPKIDNDTKSRTELEIKIENPESYKRLLEHLGFKEAGTVLKTRKTYTFRDCSIMLDSVNELGEFLEIECFGDFEQCKKSIFDIAALLKISKFERRSYFELIKNKK